The following nucleotide sequence is from Photobacterium gaetbulicola Gung47.
TTCGGTTTCTGGTACTTCATCTTCATCTAGGTCGTAACGGGCCTTGATGAGGTTAGGGTAGGCCTTGATCAGGTACTCGATGGTAAAGAAGGCTACATCGATGTAGTCCATGGCGGTGTCTTTAACAGCACCGGTAGCCGCTAGGCGGAAACCACTGTGTGGGTTTTCTACTTTCGGCCAAAGGATCCCCGGAGTATCAGAAAGGACAATACCATTTTGCAAGTTGATGCGCTGCTGTTGGCGGGTAACCGCTGGTTGGTTCCCGGTGATCGCAACAGTACGTCCGGCAAGGGTATTGATGATGGTAGATTTACCGACATTCGGGATACCCATGATCATGGTACGAATGTTCTTACCCATTTCTTCACGGTTAGGCGCCAGTTTGCGGCAAAGATCCATGATCTTATTAACTTCGTTCACATTCTCAGTGGTGATCGCCAGTGCCTTCACTCCTTGCTCTTTTTCAAGGTGCTCAATCCACATCTGGGTCATTTCTGGATCAGCAAGGTCGCGCTTGTTTAGAACCTTAACAACTGGCTTGTTGGTTTTCTCGCGAAAGGTTTTGATCAGTGGGTTTTCGCTACTGAACGGAATGCGGGCATCAAGTACCTCGATGATCACATCCACCTTCGGTAGGACTTCTTCGATCTCTTTACGGGCCTTGTGCATGTGGCCCGGGAACCACTGGATTGTGTTGCTCATTGATTGTTAACTCTTAATTGTTCGGTACCACTTTTGATGCAGTCGTGCTGCACTTACATTGGCCCAAAATCAGTCTTCAAACGATCACCATTAACCGTTCAAGGTAGCAAGCGGTTTGTGGATCTTTGCAAGACTCATGATTGTCAGTTGTGGTGAAGTTTAACGTAACTGGCAGGATACATAAATGTTTTCGGTGTTTGATTGCAGCTTTGTCCTTTCAGTTGCTTCTTTGCCTCATCAAAACATGCTAGAAAGAAGTAGACGGATTTTTAACCAAGGAGGGACGGTATGTTGAAATTAGTGGCTTTTACCGAGGACGATATAGACGTGTTGATTGACTGGGTTCCTTCGGCGGAGTTCAACCATTTATGGAGTGGAGACCGTTTTAATTATCCTCTCGATACCAAGCAGTTAGCTGCGCATCTTCAAACTGAAGAGGTAACAGCCCTGATGTTGTGCCATGGTAATCAACGAGTGGGTTACATTGAGCTGTTTCGTGAATCCGAGACGACATACCGACTGTGTCGGGTACTCATTGGCGAGGCTGCTATTCGTGGTATGGGGTATGGCCAGAAAATGGTGGAACTGGCGATAGAACATGCACGTAAACAATTTCATGCAGAGCGAGCTAAGCTGACAGTATTCGAGCACAATCACCATGCCCGAGGCTGCTATGAGTCATTGGGTTTTGTGACCGACAAGCGGAGATCCGGCTTTCACGCCGCGAATGGGCAAATATGGTCGGCGTTATATATGAGCAAGGCAATCTAAGTCACTAGAGGTTGACTGAAAGTTATTGCGACTCTGATTTGCTCTCTTTTTTTGCCGACTTGTGCCATTTTTCAATCTCACCGCTTTCCTGCATCTCATGCAGCGCTTCAATCAAAGCTTGATCTTGCTGGGCGAAATAAAGATCTTCTTCTGCTTTGCCTCTTAGTCTCATCTTTTGTGTGAAGTCCATATAGCTTCCCCCTCCAATGATGATTTCACTATAAGTGTAGTCATTGCATCGAAGTGCTCAGGGGTTAAGTTGCAGAAGTTTGATCTGGGTCGAGGCAAAAGG
It contains:
- a CDS encoding ribosomal biogenesis GTPase (COG1161); translated protein: MSNTIQWFPGHMHKARKEIEEVLPKVDVIIEVLDARIPFSSENPLIKTFREKTNKPVVKVLNKRDLADPEMTQMWIEHLEKEQGVKALAITTENVNEVNKIMDLCRKLAPNREEMGKNIRTMIMGIPNVGKSTIINTLAGRTVAITGNQPAVTRQQQRINLQNGIVLSDTPGILWPKVENPHSGFRLAATGAVKDTAMDYIDVAFFTIEYLIKAYPNLIKARYDLDEDEVPETEIELMEAIGRKRGCLKAGGRVDLHKASEILINELRNGTLGQITMERPEMITQELIDVAIEAEQKAEQKAKKKEERRKRYLKNKR
- a CDS encoding putative acetyltransferase (COG1670) — translated: MLKLVAFTEDDIDVLIDWVPSAEFNHLWSGDRFNYPLDTKQLAAHLQTEEVTALMLCHGNQRVGYIELFRESETTYRLCRVLIGEAAIRGMGYGQKMVELAIEHARKQFHAERAKLTVFEHNHHARGCYESLGFVTDKRRSGFHAANGQIWSALYMSKAI